GGTCGATGAGCGAGACGCTGTTCACGTGCCGGTTACCGCCACCTGTTCGgggaaatggatggaaaaatcagAAGTCAGGTGGATGAAATGAAGCAACAAATCTGGCATGAGAAACGCCGGTGgcgatttttaaaaattaaccaaaggaaacactttcatcCCGCTCGCGTGAATAGTTCACGGTACGGCGGCCATTTTGTCGACGGCTCACGTGCCTGCGGGGGGAAACTTTTGCGGGCAAAACTGTACCTCTGGCGGACGCCTCGCGTTGACGCCGGCGGCGGAACTGATCGTCGCCGAGAAAGCACAGCCAAACCTGCTTCCAGGTCGGCTCCTTCGGCGGCTCGGTCTGCGTGGTGCGTTCCATCGTTGACAGATGCGACGAGGTCGCCTTGAACATGTGCGTCGGATCGTTGTAGATCGGGCAGATCAGCGAGCTGCGGCGCCGGGCGGCCAGGAGGCGGGGCGAGTCGTGGGCGGACGCCACCGCCAGATGCTGCTGCAGTGTCGGCAGGTCCCGGATCTCCTCCACGCCCTCCATGTCCTCCCATTCGTCCTCGTCGAGGGGAATCTCGCCGCTGCCAACCTGCGACGGCGAGCAGAGTAGAAGGGGGAGAGGGGTTGATTTTAGGGCGGAAGTTACCACGACTCATCGTCACTCATCGCTAGTGATGTGCGTACTGAGTCagaatgagtgagtgagtaGAGTTCGATCTTCAAGATAGGTTTCCTGTAACtcccttttgttttgaatccttaacgtcacaatgattcgaatcccaaggaATGAGTCGAATTCCAAGGATGTGAAAAAGAGCTACTAAACACCACAGAGGATTGATTCCGAAACAAGGAATCGCATCCTAAACAGAGATTGGAATCCTAATCAGATGCAAACATATCACACACTTTTCCTCAAGTATATTTACCTTTAAAGGATTCGAATACCTGATTAAGGTTCGAATCCTTGATTACCTCATTGAGATTTGAATCTCTACTCcggattcgaatccttcctTGGGATTCAAATCGGTGTGGCGACTAACGGTAAATTGACTCACTCACTGATTCTTTTGGGAATCGAATTACTATAAGTACTGTAAATTAAACAGTTCGCGAGTTAAACCACATCAAATCTCTGAAAAGAGTCGTTATTTTCATCAGTAGTCATCGCTCGTACCTTCGTGAAGTAATGCACACCGGCAAACTCCAGTAGGGTAGCGATGCAGTAGAAGAAGCTCATCAGCAGAAACCAATCGAGTGCGGTGGCGTAGCGCACCTTCGGGAGATCCGTGCGCGAGTCGAGGCTGATGGTCGAGAGCGTCAGCACGGTGGTGATGCCAAGCCCGACCCGGTCACTCGTTGCCTCCCGGTGAATCCAGAACGATACCCACGACAGCACCACGATCAGGATGCACGGTACGTACACCTGGATGAGGAAGTAGCCGGTGTGGCGCTGCAGGTTGAACGAGACGTGCAGCACGGTGAACTCACCCTCGCGCCGGATGAAGGTGTAGTTCATCTGGCCGAAGCTGATCAGATCGAACTGACTGAGCGCCATGCCCGGGACGAAGTTCACCGAGTCCTCGTCCTTCCACTGGTAGACGAGCTGCTGGCGCGAGTAGGCGTAGCTGCCGAGGACGAGCGGGCACGACTGCCTGTCCATTGGGAAGCTGCGCAGCTCCATCAGGCAGGACGCCTTGATCGTTAGCCGCATCGAGTACAGGATCTCCCCGTCCTGGCTGAGCCGGAGCAGCTTGTTCGGGACCGTGATCGTGTGTACGTGCGAGTGCTTACCATTGTAGAAGTAGGTGTCCGGACGCCAGATACGCTCCAGCATTTTGATGCTCAACGAGAGACTCTTGATTGGACCGTGGAAGCTTAGCCGCTTGTCGCGCCAGTACTGCCGGAAGTAGCAGTCCATGGAGTAGTCCTATAGGAGGGTGAGTGTACAACCATGACGGGAGTGCGGGGTAGTTCTGTAACCGACTCTTATGAAACCTACCATGTCCAACTCGGAGACTGGTCCCATGCTGCGTATTAGAATGTTTGTCTGGACGACAGTGGGTACTCCTGGAACACAAAAACCATCAGAAGGCGTTACTTGTACAACAAAGAAACTATCAGGGACGTAGCGGCGTGCTGTCTACCTTGGCCGTGTGTTGGTATCTGCGAGTTCTCGTAGCGTTTCAGCAAGTTCTCGAGGATGATGGTGATGTTCTTGCTCAGCATATCGTCCACGGCACTGCGCCGCTTCACCCGACCCGTGCTCTCGGTGCCGTTGGCTGCCCTAGGCGGTGTGTCTCCTGCTGCCTCATCCTGCTGCGGTTCTCCCCCATCCAGATCCCGAACTCTTGGTCGCACCGGATTGGTGTAGATGTAGTAGCGGTTCGATTTGTACGCACTGGGCGCTTCGAGTGACCGTGGACGGTAATTCTGGACGGTGGGAAGTGGCTCCGCACGTTGCTCCTCGCCGGATGGTGCTCCGATACCTTCCGGGTGCTTCATGCCTGCCAGCGGAAAGTGACGCAACTTGCGCATCTCCACCGACAGGTGGCGCTCGCCGGAATCGCTCAGCCTTTGCATCGTACCGTCGCCCAAGGCGACGAACGTCGGTCCTAGCAGCAGTACGCTGTCGGAGGAGGTGTTCAACACCATCCGATTGCTCGGCACGACGCGTGGTGTCGTGGTGCCGTGGCCCCTCGGGGACGTACCCTTCAGCAAACCTAGGCTGGAAGGCATGTGACAGGATTAGCACCAAACAACAGTCCCAGCGACAAAATCATCTGAAACCTAGCTCTACCTCGGAACGATGTAGAAAAAGCGGTATCTCTTGCTCAAACCTCCTTCGCCATGGATGGTGGCGTTCGTGGACAGCACTATTCCCCGCTGTAGGGCATCGTGCGGGTGCACGGATTTCACCTCCCCAGCGTCAGTGGAGTCCGTCTCGCGGGCCACAACTCTAGAGGAGAAGTCGAGTCGAGATCGAGATGCaattaatgttttccattctctGGCACTTTTAATGGCACCCCCGTTAGGAATTTGACGCTCCTATACACAGCCAGACGGGGGAATAGTGGTGACAGCAGAGGGAATGGCTTCGCCCTTCGCCATTATCCCATTAGGGGCTGATCTTGCGGTGATATTTACCAGGCGCAAATTGCACACCGGTCAGGAACACAACAATTCAGGTGTTGCCGACGACAAAAACATGGCGCCTAGGGAAGTTAGCACCTCGGGCAAATTGTGCTCAATTCATAGTTGATTGCAACGCTCACACGTTCGCCCTCTTATGCAACCGTGCGCCATTTTGTGCGAAACCCTTTTCTCCTTCCCTTCTCCCAAGCTGCACGGCTCGCGGGCATTTGTTCGCATCCTTGTTTTCGATATTCTTTTTGTTCGCCATCGGGGGCGGAAGAGGAGGCATTTCCGAAGTGGTGCAAATCCTCCCGCAACCACTCACTTTTACTTCGaggcgaacgaaaaaaaaaaacaaaaaacaaaaatgcatgaAAGGACGCCCGATGCgacgaaaggaaacaaaaagaaagaacataGAAAAAAATTGTCCGTAAAGCTAATTGCCGTCTCAACTGCACTACACTTAAAGGGACCACTTAAATGTAATTAGACCAGTTAAACCGTTTAACCGAGAATACTTGAGAATACTCTCACTTCATCACGCGTTTGCTTGCGGGATGCGCTGCCACGTCCCAACCGGTGACGGCGAGGGATGAAGCGAGCTGGTGGGTGCTGTTGGGGGTGGGGGTAGGGGATAGGAAGGGTGTAAGGTCAGCGGGCACTGAGCAAATGTTGCAAGAGCATGCCGTAACGGAGTACgatgggaagggaaaatgcGGAAATCCAACGCTGCATGGGTAAGGGCAAATGGGGTGCAGAAGGAGAGGAGAAGGTTGACTGGAGATGGAAtcaaaatcgataaaaatgcCTCTAGGGGTTGAACCAGCGTTGGGACCAGGTTTTATAGTTCACATTTCCATTTGAGgcgacttcttttttttaacgaaaagACCACAAAAGCCACCCTTGTTTTACGGAACGTTAGAAAGTCCATTTACAACCTCATTCGATGAAATCCCCATGATTTCCCCCTTATCTGGCTAATCTGTCTTTAAGTAAGTGCTTGGAAAACCATGGGGATTACGTcccattttgcttttttgtctTGCAAACTTACTAATCGGTTAAAATAGTTactaaatcaaacaaatgaaatgttaACTTGTGTTCTTACCTAAGCGgtgatatttaatttatttttacagtTGAGTAAACTTTACCACTTTAAACTTTTAAACTTTACCTTGATTTCCGTGGCGGGAATGTAATAATGCGCAGTTTATGCAATCAAGTTTTGAAAGTTTGAACAGATCTTACATACAAGTTTTTCTTGTAAGAATTTTAGTTTAAAAACGATATGTTATTTCATCGTATTCTTTGCTGCTTTGAAAACCTATCAAATGACTAAGAAAATACTAATTTGTGTACGTAGTCAACTTTAATATTGTAAAACACTTTGGACGACCcgcaatttaaaacaataaaggATATGTTATTTCGTTCTGCTTTTATATTTTGTAAACTTATCACCCGAATCAAATACTAACTGAATCAAACGATTAAATTATCCACTTTGCTCTAATCTTAGAGCATATATTTAGCATAGTAGAACTATGATAAATTAACTTCACTTACACTTTACTGTATATTATGACCACAATTGGTAGGGCGTTGTTGAGAATGTAAACAGTGCAATTTTTACTGAGATTAAGTTGTAATATCCTAATAGGGCAATGGTCTACAAAAATAAGAAGCTCAGGTATGTTAACTTGGGTAAAAAGAGTAACACTTTCACCTCGTTTGTTCCTAGTATTAAATTTCCGCTTTatgaaactaaacaaaactaaaaccgaACTGTTATATTATCGCTTTGTCAGGCTTCCGTTACGAAAGCAACTTTCTTCGTGGAATTTCTATGAACAAATGTTGATTGTTTCACACTGTTTTACAACAACTCTCGCCCAACGCTGACGATCAAAGCTGAACACTTGACAACGAATCACTGCGGgtcatttaaacaaaaaaaactttgatCGGTTGAGCGACGACTTACAATCACTTACACTTTCTAGCGGTTGGTGAATATTATATACGTACCCCAGCAATGCAACGGTGGCGAGCAGAAGGCAGTGGCATGGAGGGCCAGTCCAACCCATCCTGCAAGAGACAGTTTGTCGAGTGCGTTTGAAAATAAGCAAATTCGGTTACATCACACGCCGTTATGGTGAAAGCTTACTTAGTGACTTTTGCGAAATCTTCAAATCGACTTCAAACGAAGAGTCACGAAGAATGGTGGTCAAAAAGGGTTGTAGAGTGGCGGTTGTTCGACGGTTGATCGACGGTTCCTGGCCGACGGGCCTGCTGGCGAGCGGCACAACGCCTACTGTGGCATGGTAGGCCTAATGACTGCTGCAAGAAAGGGGTTAACGGGAAGCAATTACCAAACCGGCGGCCGGTGGGGATGCGGGAGCGGTCAGGGAAAATGTAGATTCATGTAAATCCCACCGAACCCTGAGGACCAACCGAGAGATCCGCGACACGTGCGTTCACGACGGGCAAATTTTAAACTGTGCCTGCCTTCGCTGGGCTTGGGGCTGCCAAACGGTGATGTGTGTCCTGTGCCACCGGcaggtgtatgtgtgtgagggtGGGTGGGTTGGACGTTTTCTTCTCCACGAGGAATTTCTCCGCCCGGCGTGTCTTCTGTGATCTATTTTCCCGTGCCACGCCAGCAACACTTTATGTCGGCCGGTCGAGCACACAAACAATCGCTCCAACAAGTACACgaagtgcacacacacacacacacagcaagtAGCTGGCTGCAGCCTCGTGTTCTATCAGCCAGCGTTAGCATAAGAGGATTTTCCTATCTTCTCCCATTCATTGCTGCACGCCCGGTTCTTCGGTTGGTATTTCGCTCGCGTGTTGTTGTGCTTTCCTCCTCGCTCTAGCGAcgccccacccccccccccccccccaccccaacCCGGCTGCTGTCGGCGCATTTTTTCGGCTAGTGGCGATTCCCCGATTGCCTCCCCGTTCCTTTTGCCGTTTTGTTATCCCGCTTTACAACGACATTGGGATGTTGTTTGCTTcaggttgctttttttttgttacctcCCTTCTTTTGATTCTTCAAATTTCCTGCGCCACATTTCCCCGAGTCACTGAAGAAAGCACCCACTGGCCTCTCCCCCCACCTCCCAAGCGGCTGTTGCAATACCAACCGCAGCCATTATAAATTCTGCTCAAAAGGATCAAGCGCATCGGGGTGGCGGCTTTGAGGAAAGGGGTTGAAACAGAGAAGGGAGTGGCCAGGCACAATGTGATACATTAAATCATTTTCCTCCACACACAAAACGAACGGAAATCATTCAAAACGTCCACAGCGATACAGCTTTCGAACTCTCGAAACACTCGAAGGAGCGAGACGAGCAAAAACGAAGAGGATCCCCCAAAAGGAAAGGGGAGCAGGTGCGGGAAAATGGGGACATAGAAGGGCAGTGGAAGCCCGAGGGCTGATTGGATCCAAAAATCGGGGACGCAAAACTGCTGCGTTTACAATTTTGTGCATTCAAttatgggaagaaaaaaacgtctCGGTGGAAaaagcatcccatgcatcgcTGCAATGTCTCGCAATGGCATGCAAATTGGATAACCGAATACCCTCCTTGCTCACCAACCCTTTTACCCTCAGCTAGTTGTGTAAtggtattgttttatttcactcaAAGTAACCCCTAGAAATGCGGGAAAGGGTGTTGAAGTACATGAACTTCCTGTTTGCGGCTTCCGAAACCCGAACGACACAAACCGGCAGGAGAATATTATAGGATGGATTATTTCAGTAGGAgatacagaaaaagaaaacttcatcCAACTCAAAAACATTGACCTTCGTTTCGCCTTTCAACTGTTTACAGTTTTCTAATCGAGGCGTAAGTTTGCACCTACGTCAAAAAGTTTAACATAATGTGAAAGGAGGCTTGAatccttttaaaaataatcgcTTACTAAACAGACACATGCAGGATAGGAACTAAATTCTGTACAGCGAAGAACTCATTACT
This region of Anopheles coustani chromosome X, idAnoCousDA_361_x.2, whole genome shotgun sequence genomic DNA includes:
- the LOC131268873 gene encoding gamma-aminobutyric acid receptor subunit alpha-6; translated protein: MKVVARETDSTDAGEVKSVHPHDALQRGIVLSTNATIHGEGGLSKRYRFFYIVPSLGLLKGTSPRGHGTTTPRVVPSNRMVLNTSSDSVLLLGPTFVALGDGTMQRLSDSGERHLSVEMRKLRHFPLAGMKHPEGIGAPSGEEQRAEPLPTVQNYRPRSLEAPSAYKSNRYYIYTNPVRPRVRDLDGGEPQQDEAAGDTPPRAANGTESTGRVKRRSAVDDMLSKNITIILENLLKRYENSQIPTHGQGVPTVVQTNILIRSMGPVSELDMDYSMDCYFRQYWRDKRLSFHGPIKSLSLSIKMLERIWRPDTYFYNGKHSHVHTITVPNKLLRLSQDGEILYSMRLTIKASCLMELRSFPMDRQSCPLVLGSYAYSRQQLVYQWKDEDSVNFVPGMALSQFDLISFGQMNYTFIRREGEFTVLHVSFNLQRHTGYFLIQVYVPCILIVVLSWVSFWIHREATSDRVGLGITTVLTLSTISLDSRTDLPKVRYATALDWFLLMSFFYCIATLLEFAGVHYFTKVGSGEIPLDEDEWEDMEGVEEIRDLPTLQQHLAVASAHDSPRLLAARRRSSLICPIYNDPTHMFKATSSHLSTMERTTQTEPPKEPTWKQVWLCFLGDDQFRRRRQREASARGGGNRHVNSVSLIDQAARILFPTSFTFFNILYWLVYYTYQADFTWSPLKEV